The following coding sequences lie in one Spirosoma sp. KUDC1026 genomic window:
- a CDS encoding nitrate reductase, which yields MTHQTTCCYCGVGCGIVVKQEPNGQLTLEGDKSHPSNRGMLCSKGMNLHYTVMDQSDRLLYPQMRLNRSMPMQRVSWDAALERTAAVFRTLIQKYGPDSVAFYVSGQCLTEEYYLVNKLIKGFIGSNNIDTNSRLCMSSAVVGYKLTLGEDSVPVCYDDIEEADLFYVQGANPAWCHPILWRRIEAHKAANPHVKIICVDPRRTDTARSSDLHLPIRPGTDIVINNAIGRLLIEKNYIDHDFITDHADGFMAYREQVMQRTVAEAADLCGIDSQQIEQTADWIGRSNGFLSLWTMGMNQSSVGVNKNLSLINLHLITGRIGTPGNGPFSLTGQPNAMGGREVGGLANALPAHRDVTNATHRAEVEAFWQGPVRIAAKPGLTATEMVDALEDGRLKAIWIINTNPLVSMPDVSAVEKALKKARYVVVQDVSNRADTVQFADVVLPAAAWLEKEGTMTNAERRIAYLPKVMDGPGEVLPDAEIIWRFAQKMGFGESFNYASASEVYQEYTRITAGTNVDVTGVSYELLKQKRTIQWPFTGPERWAGEEEQSGTSAGTKRLFTDHQFYTPNKRAQIHAVPDGNTSEQTDEDFPLVLTTGRIRDQWHTRTKTGRVAKLNQHIPQPYLHLHPDNARSRGIQDGQLVVVRSRRGEVRVKAQLTDDVRPGLCFLPMHWGKQLTGSMATDDLNRTNNLTNKLVDPRSKEPDFKFTAVEVSLYRKPIEKIVVIGAGSAGLGFINTYRSLRTDSATAEDEIHVFSKEIYPFYNRVMLPDYISGSQSWEQLVKLREDQFEAANIVVHKGIGINHIDRQAKIVIDSNGVDHHYDKLVLATGSRAFMPRTVPRLPGIFNMRSRLDADSLLPFLDREDPHAVVVGGGLLGLELAASLRQVGVRVTLIHRSGRFMERQLDTLASDLLYQELLDRGVDIYLNEEIQMFNGQDRLEGVRLKSGRKLACQVAVLAIGTTPNIDLARAAGLDCSRGVVVNDYLQTSDPDIFAMGEIAQWNGQMWGITLAAEQQADVAARFLAGDISQPYRGSLSMNILKMEGLHLCSLGMAEVPAGSTDYEEIVFIDKTRRYYKKCIVYRDKLVGAILIGDKNEFLEFRDLIANGIELSEKRLQLLRSSKTAEPVDGKLVCSCNTVGQGNLERAIRAGCTDFQHLCQQTGAGTGCGSCRPEVRSILEKMSERALFSD from the coding sequence GGCGATAAATCGCATCCGTCCAACCGGGGCATGCTCTGCTCGAAGGGCATGAACCTGCATTACACCGTTATGGATCAGTCCGACCGGCTGTTGTACCCGCAGATGCGGCTCAACCGGTCGATGCCCATGCAGCGGGTCAGCTGGGATGCTGCGCTGGAACGAACGGCCGCCGTATTCCGGACACTGATTCAGAAATACGGGCCTGATTCTGTCGCGTTCTACGTATCAGGACAGTGCCTGACGGAGGAATATTACCTGGTCAATAAGCTGATCAAAGGGTTTATCGGCTCGAACAACATCGACACCAACTCCCGGCTCTGCATGAGCTCGGCGGTGGTGGGCTATAAACTGACGCTGGGAGAGGACTCGGTGCCGGTTTGCTACGACGATATTGAGGAAGCTGATCTGTTTTACGTACAGGGAGCCAATCCGGCCTGGTGTCACCCCATTCTGTGGCGTCGGATCGAAGCGCACAAAGCGGCCAATCCACACGTAAAAATCATCTGCGTCGACCCGCGCCGGACAGATACCGCCCGCTCGTCGGATCTGCATTTGCCCATCCGCCCCGGCACCGACATCGTAATCAATAACGCCATTGGCCGGTTGCTGATTGAGAAAAACTACATCGACCACGATTTCATAACCGATCATGCCGATGGCTTCATGGCATACCGGGAGCAGGTGATGCAACGTACCGTAGCCGAAGCCGCCGACCTCTGTGGCATCGACTCTCAGCAGATCGAACAAACGGCCGATTGGATTGGTCGGTCGAACGGCTTTCTTTCCCTCTGGACGATGGGGATGAACCAGTCGTCGGTGGGCGTCAACAAGAATTTGTCGTTGATTAACCTGCACCTGATTACGGGCCGAATTGGTACGCCCGGCAACGGCCCTTTTTCATTGACAGGCCAGCCCAACGCGATGGGTGGACGCGAGGTGGGTGGCCTGGCGAACGCATTACCCGCCCACCGCGACGTAACGAATGCAACGCACCGCGCCGAGGTAGAAGCTTTCTGGCAGGGGCCGGTCAGGATTGCCGCCAAACCCGGCCTGACCGCAACCGAGATGGTCGACGCGCTGGAAGACGGCCGACTCAAAGCCATCTGGATCATCAACACCAATCCGCTGGTGAGCATGCCCGACGTGAGCGCGGTCGAAAAGGCGTTGAAGAAAGCACGTTACGTTGTTGTGCAGGACGTATCGAACCGGGCCGATACAGTTCAGTTTGCCGATGTGGTTCTGCCCGCTGCTGCCTGGCTGGAGAAAGAAGGGACGATGACCAACGCTGAGCGCCGGATTGCGTACCTGCCCAAAGTGATGGACGGTCCCGGCGAGGTGTTGCCCGACGCGGAAATCATCTGGCGGTTTGCGCAAAAGATGGGCTTTGGCGAGTCGTTCAACTACGCCAGCGCGTCGGAGGTGTACCAGGAATACACTCGAATTACGGCGGGTACCAACGTGGACGTAACGGGTGTGAGTTACGAACTGCTGAAGCAAAAACGAACCATTCAGTGGCCGTTTACGGGGCCGGAAAGATGGGCCGGAGAAGAGGAACAAAGCGGTACATCAGCCGGGACGAAACGGCTGTTTACGGATCATCAGTTTTATACACCTAACAAACGGGCGCAGATCCACGCGGTGCCGGACGGCAATACGTCGGAGCAGACGGATGAAGATTTTCCGCTGGTGCTGACAACCGGCCGGATTCGGGATCAGTGGCACACGAGGACCAAAACGGGACGCGTGGCCAAGCTGAACCAGCACATTCCGCAACCTTATCTTCACCTTCACCCGGACAATGCCCGGTCGCGCGGTATCCAGGATGGGCAGTTGGTCGTGGTGCGAAGTCGCCGGGGAGAAGTTCGGGTTAAAGCGCAGCTCACCGACGACGTACGTCCCGGCCTGTGCTTTCTGCCCATGCACTGGGGTAAACAACTGACGGGCAGCATGGCAACCGACGATCTGAACCGGACCAATAACCTGACCAATAAGCTGGTCGACCCGCGATCCAAAGAGCCGGACTTTAAATTTACGGCCGTTGAGGTATCGCTGTATCGTAAACCGATCGAGAAAATTGTGGTCATTGGCGCGGGGTCGGCGGGACTGGGTTTTATCAATACGTATCGGTCGTTACGTACTGATTCTGCCACCGCGGAGGATGAAATTCACGTCTTTTCCAAAGAAATTTACCCGTTCTACAACCGAGTGATGCTGCCCGATTACATCAGCGGGTCGCAGTCGTGGGAGCAGTTGGTCAAGCTGCGCGAAGATCAGTTTGAGGCAGCCAACATCGTTGTTCACAAAGGAATCGGTATTAACCACATCGACCGGCAGGCCAAAATCGTGATTGATAGTAACGGTGTCGACCATCACTACGATAAACTGGTGCTGGCAACGGGAAGCCGGGCGTTTATGCCCCGGACCGTACCACGCCTGCCAGGAATCTTCAACATGCGTTCGCGGCTGGATGCCGATTCGCTCCTGCCGTTTCTGGATCGGGAAGACCCCCACGCCGTGGTCGTTGGCGGTGGACTGCTGGGGCTGGAACTAGCGGCTTCCCTGCGGCAGGTCGGGGTGCGGGTAACGCTTATTCACCGGTCGGGCCGATTTATGGAGCGCCAGCTCGATACATTGGCCAGCGACCTGCTGTATCAGGAGCTGCTGGATCGTGGTGTTGACATCTACTTGAACGAGGAAATCCAGATGTTTAACGGGCAGGATCGGCTGGAGGGCGTACGACTCAAATCGGGGCGGAAGCTGGCCTGTCAGGTGGCGGTACTGGCGATTGGTACGACCCCCAACATTGATCTGGCGCGCGCGGCTGGCCTGGACTGCAGCCGGGGCGTTGTTGTGAATGATTACCTGCAAACGTCAGATCCGGACATTTTTGCGATGGGCGAGATTGCGCAGTGGAACGGCCAGATGTGGGGTATTACGTTAGCCGCCGAGCAGCAGGCCGACGTAGCGGCCCGGTTTTTGGCGGGTGATATTTCACAACCCTACCGGGGCAGCCTGTCGATGAATATTCTGAAGATGGAAGGGCTGCATCTCTGTAGTCTGGGCATGGCCGAAGTGCCGGCGGGAAGTACTGACTACGAAGAAATCGTCTTCATCGACAAAACCCGGCGTTATTATAAAAAGTGCATCGTGTACCGCGACAAACTAGTGGGGGCGATTCTGATTGGTGATAAAAACGAATTTCTGGAATTCCGCGACCTGATTGCCAACGGTATTGAGCTGTCCGAAAAGCGATTGCAGCTCCTGCGGTCGAGTAAGACCGCTGAGCCGGTCGACGGAAAATTGGTTTGCTCCTGCAATACGGTCGGCCAGGGTAATCTGGAACGTGCCATCCGGGCGGGCTGTACGGATTTTCAACATCTTTGCCAACAGACAGGTGCCGGAACCGGCTGCGGCTCGTGCCGACCCGAGGTGCGGAGCATTTTAGAAAAAATGAGCGAAAGAGCGCTGTTCTCGGATTAG
- a CDS encoding rubredoxin domain-containing protein, protein MRDYYTLKINLPGGIASPGTLQQVLLLAYEAKVRQVRFGARQQLLMTVHYEDMPFLEKDLKAHQIPYEVNTEQYPNIISSYCGEDVFRTGDWLREGEYHTVLDQFDYQPRMKVNISDGNQSFTPFFTGNLNFIASAEPHFWYLYVRPKQSNTLFRWPDLVYTNDLGRLAQAVETALLEQVCQNETQLYSAVTSAQSFITQPVAQEVELPEFSLPYYEGFNRYGQRSWLGLYRRSEQFSIAFLLDVCALCLKTRIGELCVTPWKSLIIKGIGEKDRAAWSYILGKHDINVRHAANELAWQTEDHDDEGAQFKNYIIRYFQKYDIRTFGLCFGVQTRPKSEVFGAVLIRRRPLFRIGQLALFSVYDLYFTENFNPNSRTYHLFEKGLLKIHVPNQLRRLSRKYNARLAGNSVELVEPEIEKAELVTAARPVVYRCCHCFTVYDAQYGDERQGVPAGTPFDELPVTYGCATCDASKEDLLPVEPGLVTIG, encoded by the coding sequence ATGCGCGACTACTACACACTAAAAATCAACCTACCTGGTGGGATTGCGTCGCCGGGAACGCTGCAACAGGTTTTGTTGCTGGCGTATGAGGCTAAGGTGCGGCAGGTGCGGTTTGGCGCCCGTCAGCAGTTACTGATGACGGTGCATTATGAAGATATGCCCTTTCTGGAAAAAGATCTGAAAGCGCATCAGATACCGTACGAGGTGAATACGGAGCAGTACCCCAATATTATCAGTTCATACTGCGGGGAAGATGTGTTTCGGACGGGCGACTGGCTCAGGGAGGGGGAGTATCATACAGTGCTGGACCAGTTCGATTATCAGCCCCGAATGAAAGTGAATATCTCCGACGGGAATCAGAGTTTCACGCCCTTTTTCACCGGCAACCTGAATTTTATCGCTTCGGCCGAACCGCATTTCTGGTACCTCTACGTTCGGCCGAAGCAAAGCAACACGCTCTTTCGCTGGCCGGATCTGGTCTATACCAACGACCTGGGCCGGCTGGCCCAGGCGGTGGAAACAGCGCTGCTGGAACAGGTATGTCAGAACGAAACGCAGCTGTATTCGGCTGTTACATCGGCACAGTCATTTATTACCCAACCGGTAGCGCAGGAAGTTGAATTGCCCGAGTTCTCGCTGCCTTACTATGAAGGATTTAATCGGTATGGGCAGCGGTCGTGGCTGGGCTTGTACCGCCGTTCCGAACAGTTTTCCATCGCTTTCCTGCTTGATGTCTGCGCCTTGTGCCTGAAAACCCGCATCGGCGAACTATGTGTTACGCCCTGGAAGTCGCTCATCATCAAAGGTATCGGGGAGAAAGACCGGGCGGCCTGGTCATACATACTGGGTAAACACGATATCAACGTCCGCCACGCGGCCAACGAACTAGCCTGGCAAACGGAGGACCACGACGATGAGGGAGCGCAGTTCAAGAATTATATTATCCGTTATTTTCAGAAATACGATATCCGAACGTTTGGCTTGTGCTTTGGCGTGCAGACACGGCCTAAATCAGAGGTGTTTGGTGCCGTGCTCATACGTCGGCGGCCCCTGTTTCGGATTGGGCAACTGGCGCTGTTTAGCGTGTATGACCTGTATTTTACCGAAAACTTCAACCCAAATAGCCGAACGTATCACCTGTTCGAGAAAGGATTATTGAAAATTCACGTGCCCAACCAGCTCCGGCGGTTGAGTCGGAAATATAATGCCCGTCTGGCTGGTAACTCAGTTGAGCTGGTCGAACCGGAAATTGAAAAAGCGGAACTCGTAACCGCTGCCCGGCCTGTTGTTTATCGGTGTTGCCATTGTTTTACGGTCTATGATGCCCAATACGGTGACGAACGGCAGGGAGTTCCGGCGGGGACGCCATTCGACGAATTACCCGTTACGTATGGCTGTGCAACCTGCGACGCATCGAAAGAAGACCTGTTGCCAGTGGAGCCGGGTCTGGTCACGATTGGCTAG
- a CDS encoding neutral zinc metallopeptidase: MRWIGGRESDNVDDRRGSSGGGGLVVGGGIGTVVIALIYMFLGGDPSQVLTQQTDDTQTTSQAPTGPQPDDAAASFTRKVLASTEDVWGQIFADKGEQYADPTLVMFRGVTSSQCGTAQQEMGPFYCPADQKVYIDLSFYDELSQRFQAPGDFAMAYVIAHEIGHHVQNQLGIMDKVNQARGQMSQRDYNKLSVRLELQADFYAGVWAHHAQGQSVSIDENDVEEALTAANAIGDDKIQEQTQGRVVPDAFTHGSSAQRVYWFKKGLRTGDLSQGDTFNSREDANLQ; this comes from the coding sequence ATGCGTTGGATAGGAGGACGCGAAAGCGATAATGTGGATGACCGCCGGGGTAGCAGCGGTGGGGGAGGGCTGGTCGTTGGTGGCGGTATTGGTACGGTCGTCATTGCCTTGATCTATATGTTCCTGGGCGGAGACCCGTCGCAGGTTTTGACCCAGCAGACCGATGATACACAGACCACGTCGCAGGCTCCCACCGGGCCGCAGCCCGACGATGCCGCAGCCAGTTTCACCCGAAAAGTCTTGGCCAGTACTGAGGATGTATGGGGGCAAATCTTTGCTGATAAGGGAGAGCAGTATGCTGATCCAACGCTGGTAATGTTCCGGGGCGTCACATCGTCGCAGTGCGGTACGGCACAGCAGGAAATGGGACCGTTTTACTGTCCCGCCGACCAGAAGGTTTATATTGATCTGTCGTTCTACGATGAACTCAGCCAGCGGTTTCAGGCCCCTGGCGATTTTGCCATGGCCTACGTAATTGCCCACGAAATTGGCCACCACGTTCAGAATCAGCTGGGAATTATGGATAAAGTGAACCAGGCACGGGGGCAGATGAGCCAGCGTGACTACAACAAGCTGTCGGTCCGGCTGGAGCTACAGGCCGATTTCTACGCGGGCGTCTGGGCGCACCACGCGCAGGGGCAAAGTGTTTCTATTGATGAAAACGATGTAGAGGAGGCCCTGACAGCCGCTAATGCCATCGGCGACGATAAAATTCAGGAACAGACCCAGGGGCGGGTCGTGCCTGACGCGTTCACGCACGGTTCGTCGGCGCAGCGGGTATACTGGTTCAAAAAAGGGCTCCGTACGGGTGACCTCAGCCAGGGCGATACGTTCAACAGCCGGGAAGACGCCAATCTGCAGTAA
- a CDS encoding M48 family metalloprotease produces the protein MHTRTLHRLFSGTVILLSVFACARNPVTGKREISLMSTEQEIAIGKESHPSVVATMGLYEDKSLQAFMNEKGKAMAKVSHRPDLPYQFYIVDSPIVNAFAVPGGYVYFTRGILAHFNNEAEFAGVLGHEIGHITAKHAARSQKSQLLSTIALIGGAVVAPQVVGQNIEALQQGLGLLSLKYSRDHESESDKLGVEYSSKIGYDANEMADFFGTLKRLSDKSGEAIPQFMSTHPDPGNRFTRVHALAKEYQAQNPASYQVNHDRYLQLVDGIMYGEDPKQGFVENGYFYHPELRFQFPVPNNWQSQNSPSQFQMAAKDGKSAMILTLAKGNSLDEAAQSLVKELGLNVLESGKTTINGNPAYVLISRQQQQQQQGQPQQDPKAALQIGTWLIQYNNAIYALHGLAASADFNSSYGAFKQVAENFRSLSDPDKLNRKVERVLVRSTPRDGSFREVVTALGMPAGRVDEAGILNGLKADDRVTKGTLIKIISR, from the coding sequence ATGCACACGCGTACCCTTCACCGGCTCTTTTCCGGTACTGTAATTTTGCTGTCTGTTTTTGCCTGCGCCCGCAATCCGGTTACGGGAAAGCGCGAAATAAGCCTTATGTCGACCGAGCAGGAAATTGCCATCGGCAAAGAGTCGCACCCGTCGGTTGTGGCCACAATGGGCTTGTACGAAGACAAGTCGTTACAGGCGTTTATGAACGAAAAGGGGAAAGCAATGGCCAAGGTGTCGCACCGGCCTGACCTGCCCTATCAGTTTTATATTGTCGATTCGCCCATTGTTAACGCCTTCGCCGTACCGGGCGGGTACGTTTACTTTACACGGGGCATTTTAGCCCACTTTAACAACGAGGCTGAGTTTGCTGGAGTACTGGGTCACGAAATCGGCCACATTACGGCAAAGCATGCGGCCCGTTCTCAGAAAAGTCAGTTGCTGAGTACCATCGCGCTGATTGGGGGGGCGGTGGTTGCTCCCCAGGTTGTCGGCCAGAACATTGAAGCGCTTCAACAGGGACTGGGTCTTCTATCGCTGAAATACAGCCGTGATCACGAATCAGAGTCGGATAAACTTGGCGTAGAGTATTCGAGTAAAATCGGTTACGACGCCAACGAAATGGCCGATTTCTTCGGTACGCTCAAACGCCTGTCCGACAAATCGGGAGAAGCCATTCCACAGTTCATGTCAACTCACCCCGATCCGGGTAACCGCTTCACGCGCGTTCATGCATTAGCAAAGGAATATCAGGCCCAAAATCCAGCGTCTTACCAGGTTAACCATGACCGGTACCTGCAGCTGGTCGACGGAATTATGTATGGGGAAGACCCGAAACAGGGCTTTGTCGAAAATGGGTATTTCTATCATCCGGAGCTACGTTTTCAGTTTCCGGTGCCCAACAACTGGCAATCGCAGAACTCGCCAAGCCAATTCCAGATGGCCGCCAAAGACGGTAAGTCGGCAATGATTCTAACGCTGGCAAAAGGAAATTCGCTGGACGAAGCGGCCCAGAGTCTGGTGAAGGAATTAGGCCTGAATGTGCTGGAAAGTGGAAAAACAACCATCAACGGTAACCCCGCCTACGTACTTATTTCGCGCCAACAGCAACAACAGCAGCAGGGACAGCCGCAACAGGATCCTAAGGCGGCCCTTCAGATTGGAACCTGGCTGATTCAGTACAACAACGCTATTTATGCACTTCATGGATTGGCCGCAAGCGCTGATTTCAATTCAAGTTATGGGGCGTTCAAGCAGGTAGCCGAGAATTTTCGTTCGCTTAGCGACCCGGACAAACTTAATCGAAAGGTAGAACGGGTGCTGGTCAGATCGACTCCCCGCGATGGGTCCTTTCGGGAAGTGGTAACCGCGCTGGGGATGCCTGCGGGGCGCGTGGATGAGGCTGGAATCTTGAATGGTCTGAAGGCCGATGATCGCGTAACGAAAGGCACGTTGATCAAGATCATTAGCCGATAA
- a CDS encoding RagB/SusD family nutrient uptake outer membrane protein encodes MKRNRLFKHITCASASLFLLLTSGCTNLDEVLYDRITSENFLQTRADVTRDFLRAFEHSYWSIQGGSTFMLQENSTDELMTPNRQGDWFDGGQFQRVHYHTWTPNDGYTNDAWNALYQGVTLATNSLEDLQGITNPARFEMTQAELDGMIAELRTLRAWLNLRLLDFYRNIVLVKKVKGESQGGPQVPPQEAFAYIEQELTESIPKLPTRQSLGANAVGRWTQGGAAALLVRLYLNAKVYTGTDRFADCATVCQDMLAGKYGTYALETRWDAPFDYTNSTSSETVFGFPGSFALTHWQYDSGMYFWMMPYQATNYFGFTDFGQGNPKYALQPGRDVDSTEYKFTLGKPFIKFQKYTDDLRLKKYRNLGNSKREGMFLYGYLPYTNATGKVDTVRGNKGPYALFLRDQVGFFLDAKPGTKIADKESNMNHADHNSGIFPVKYPYYPSDDPNKISSAYAEIRLAEIYYSLAECKYRAGDKAAAAVLLNTVRSRNYPAGSPSLYKTDGSQLTDQEMLDEWGREFLVEGRRRTDLIRWGVFNTGTWWDKQPDADNHTAIFPIGQNVLNVSTQLKQNPGY; translated from the coding sequence ATGAAACGAAATCGATTGTTTAAACATATAACCTGCGCGTCAGCCTCGTTATTTCTGCTCCTGACCAGTGGCTGTACGAACCTGGATGAAGTACTCTACGACCGGATTACATCCGAGAACTTTCTCCAGACCCGGGCCGATGTAACCCGGGATTTCCTACGGGCTTTTGAACACAGCTACTGGAGTATTCAGGGTGGCTCTACGTTCATGCTCCAGGAAAACAGTACCGATGAACTGATGACGCCGAACCGGCAGGGCGACTGGTTCGATGGCGGGCAGTTTCAGCGGGTTCATTACCACACCTGGACGCCTAACGACGGCTATACCAACGATGCCTGGAACGCGCTGTATCAGGGCGTTACGCTGGCGACCAACTCGCTGGAAGATTTGCAGGGTATCACCAACCCGGCCCGCTTCGAGATGACGCAGGCCGAACTGGACGGTATGATTGCCGAACTACGTACCCTCCGCGCCTGGCTGAATCTCCGGCTGCTAGACTTTTACCGGAATATTGTGCTGGTGAAGAAAGTAAAAGGAGAGTCGCAGGGCGGCCCGCAGGTTCCTCCTCAGGAAGCATTTGCTTACATTGAACAGGAATTGACCGAGTCGATTCCCAAGCTACCCACCCGGCAGAGTCTGGGTGCCAACGCGGTCGGACGCTGGACACAGGGTGGAGCGGCTGCTCTACTTGTACGCCTGTATTTGAACGCCAAAGTGTATACGGGCACCGATCGTTTCGCCGACTGCGCAACGGTGTGCCAGGACATGCTGGCCGGGAAATACGGCACCTACGCGCTGGAAACCCGCTGGGACGCCCCGTTTGACTACACCAATTCGACCTCGTCAGAAACGGTTTTCGGCTTTCCGGGCAGCTTTGCGCTAACGCACTGGCAGTACGACAGCGGGATGTATTTCTGGATGATGCCCTACCAGGCTACCAACTATTTCGGGTTTACCGATTTTGGCCAGGGCAATCCTAAATACGCCCTGCAACCCGGCCGCGACGTAGATAGCACGGAATACAAGTTTACGCTCGGTAAGCCGTTCATCAAATTCCAAAAGTACACCGATGACCTGCGCCTGAAAAAGTACCGGAATCTGGGCAACAGTAAACGGGAGGGTATGTTCCTGTACGGGTACCTGCCTTACACGAATGCTACTGGGAAGGTCGACACGGTACGGGGTAATAAGGGTCCCTACGCCCTTTTTCTCCGGGATCAGGTAGGTTTCTTCCTCGATGCGAAGCCGGGGACTAAAATCGCCGATAAAGAATCGAACATGAACCACGCCGACCATAACTCGGGCATCTTCCCGGTGAAGTATCCGTACTACCCCAGCGATGATCCGAATAAGATTTCGTCGGCCTATGCGGAGATTCGGCTGGCTGAAATTTATTACTCACTGGCCGAATGCAAGTACCGGGCGGGCGACAAAGCTGCCGCGGCCGTACTGCTCAATACGGTTAGATCCCGTAACTATCCGGCAGGTTCGCCAAGCTTATACAAGACCGACGGCAGTCAACTGACCGACCAGGAAATGCTGGACGAATGGGGACGTGAGTTCCTGGTGGAAGGGCGTCGCCGTACGGATCTGATTCGCTGGGGCGTATTCAACACAGGCACCTGGTGGGACAAACAACCCGATGCCGACAACCACACGGCCATTTTCCCGATTGGCCAGAACGTACTGAATGTTTCCACGCAACTGAAACAGAATCCAGGTTACTAG